One window of Pocillopora verrucosa isolate sample1 chromosome 9, ASM3666991v2, whole genome shotgun sequence genomic DNA carries:
- the LOC131795565 gene encoding cell division cycle-associated protein 3-like: MGTLESKQWSEIPPETPKPVDKRISRLLVADPRSPLGEQRTPIQLETYEESPQNRELCIDPRSPSFVITRTPITVPVARENIQKSKESDENHGENTKSRDQEVHVTDQDEVFGNASVEAEEPPSPDITQINKILSEISMTPVSPEAPISKKDTARLLKKTASPSDFKRKRRLSGRRKSVPQKLFSDKVAPAPRSPLAQRNSVEITEAVRKGNRLSFRAQKKKRLSLQEGLYIGKENTHAPLVIM, encoded by the coding sequence ATGGGTACCTTAGAAAGCAAACAATGGTCTGAAATACCTCCGGAAACACCGAAACCTGTGGATAAGCGGATCTCAAGACTTCTAGTCGCGGATCCTCGATCACCACTAGGAGAACAGAGAACACCGATTCAACTCGAAACTTACGAAGAATCGCCACAAAACAGAGAACTGTGCATTGATCCGCGATCACCGAGTTTTGTAATTACTCGCACTCCAATTACTGTACCTGTCGCGAGGGAAAACATTCAAAAATCGAAGGAAAGCGATGAAAATCATGGTGAAAACACAAAATCGCGCGATCAAGAGGTACATGTAACTGATCAAGATGAAGTGTTCGGAAACGCGAGCGTCGAAGCCGAGGAGCCACCATCGCCCGATATCACTCAGATCAACAAAATCCTAAGTGAAATATCCATGACGCCTGTGTCACCCGAAGCTCCGATTTCGAAGAAAGATACAGCTCGCTTGCTAAAAAAAACCGCCAGCCCATCTGATTTCAAGAGGAAGAGGAGACTTTCTGGTCGTAGAAAATCAGTCCCACAAAAGCTCTTCTCCGACAAGGTGGCTCCAGCTCCCAGATCTCCTCTAGCTCAGAGAAACTCTGTGGAAATAACTGAAGCAGTGAGAAAGGGGAACAGGCTTTCATTCCGagcacagaaaaagaaaagacttaGCTTACAAGAAGGACTCTATattggaaaggaaaatacccaCGCTCCTCTGGTGATCATGTAA
- the LOC131795566 gene encoding UPF0488 protein C8orf33 homolog codes for MADGEASKELTAKQRKNKKKKEAAKRKKQEQSLKESVEGSKKHDGSETQENFESAEDKFHRELNWCIEQLEMGLAFQKTDKKHAEVVHRHLRSLKSSKTPMPRKRQLMFSLFGDYRKKMEEDRRREKQEPSVNPRLATVNREEQKSIFVKVCQTKCKDSDKEKATDKEEIPSNNVWKFQTSDNEFRFDFGDSRS; via the exons ATGGCGGATGGAGAAGCATCGAAAGAACTCACTGCAAAACAGcgtaaaaataagaaaaagaaggagGCTGCCAAACGTAAAAAGCAAGAGCAAAGTCTTAAG GAGTCTGTCGAAGGAAGTAAGAAACACGATGGAAGCGAAACCCAAGAAAACTTCGAG TCAGCAGAGGACAAGTTTCATCGAGAGCTGAACTGGTGTATTGAACAGCTTGAGATGGGCCTTGCTTTTCAGAAGACTGACAAGAAACACG CCGAAGTTGTTCACCGTCATTTACGATCTTTAAAGTCTTCCAAAACACCAATG CCAAGAAAACGACAACTGATGTTTTCACTGTTTGGAGACTACAGAAAGAAGATGGAAGAAGacagaagaagggaaaaacAAG AACCATCTGTGAATCCAAGACTGGCTACCGTTAACAGGGAAGaacaaaaaagtatttttgtcaAAGTTTGTCAGACAAAATGCAAAGATTCAGATAAGGAG AAAGCCACAGACAAAGAAGAGATTCCTTCAAACAATGTCTGGAAGTTTCAAACATCTGATAATGAGTTCAGATTTGATTTTGGTGATTCAAGAAGCTAG
- the LOC131795568 gene encoding uncharacterized protein has protein sequence MKMRALAEAQRFVYKQLTPVASVMDVEMPARYFFSEVVDRYHDFDGECEDCGLIVPEWSLLQCQYGFCGKFFCQNCGFRCRRCGDYESRAVSLCSSHARLVYPYCDGCKNQFCDVCTDISVTQCNSCLKHFCSKCQIQGNENITKSGKCDQCDIKILRPLQEICRSQIRHVIRGAITTGSSLVHSLQSKDIDQNVQQLPLPGHVKNFVCYK, from the exons ATGAAGAT GCGCGCGTTAGCGGAAGCTCAACGGTTTGTTTATAAACAATTAACCCCGGTGGCTTCCGTTATGGATGTGGAAATGCCTGCTCGCTATTTCTTCAGCGAAGTGGTTGATCGTTACCATGATTTCGACGGGGAATGCGAAGACTGTGGTCTGATAGTCCCAGAGTGGTCGTTGTTACAATGTCAATATGGTTTCTGCGggaaatttttctgtcaaaattgTGGATTTCGTTGTCGCAGATGTGGCGATTACGAATCCCGCGCAGTTTCCCTTTGTTCATCTCACGCTAGACTCGTTTATCCTTATTGTGACGGGTGTAAGAACCAATTCTGCGATGTCTGTACGGACATATCCGTTACCCAG TGTAATTCCTGTCTGAAGCATTTCTGCTCCAAGTGTCAAATCCAAGGGAACGAGAACATAACCAAGAGTGGAAAATGCGACCAATGCGACATAAAAATACTTCGCCCCTTACAAGAAATTTGTCGCAGCCAAATACGTCATGTCATCAGAGGAGCTATCACAACTGGCAGTTCTCTTGTTCACTCGCTGCAGTCAAAGGACATTGACCAGAATGTTCAACAGCTTCCTCTCCCAGGACATGTGAAGAACTTTGTATGCTACAAATAA
- the LOC131795561 gene encoding LOW QUALITY PROTEIN: H(+)/Cl(-) exchange transporter 6-like (The sequence of the model RefSeq protein was modified relative to this genomic sequence to represent the inferred CDS: inserted 1 base in 1 codon), giving the protein MIHSGAIIGAGIPQFQSIAFRKIKFNXPYFRTDREKRDFVSGGAAAGVAAAFGAPIGGVLFSLEEGSSFWNQGLTWRSFFCSMASTFTLNFCLSGIQGYGWGSFNQPGLLNFGVFSCHGEENCNLWNIQDVLIFIAMGFVGGLLGAWFNALNKHLTVHRILHVYSRSKHVRILEAVLVGLITTSVAFFGPIYLARCKTLPSGSVSSANNTISYFCQEGQYNDMATLFFTSQESAIRHLFHLDGAFSLTSLGIFFICFYFLACWTYGASVPSGLFVPCLLCGAAYGRFIGELCRLLGYEHTYHGTFALIGAASFLGGVVRMTISLTVILIESTNEISYGLPIMITLMVAKWSGDLFNEGLYDIHIQLKSVPLLEWTAPQEMYRLKASDIMESCLSYIYPHTRVHSIIGILKTTAHNAFPVVTVDKNTQRLPQGNDFEYRVDSSNELFARTTTFSSLTSEQKLRRHLTSHGESSVLQRNRAESEHHPRIEGVKNKRRKIKSESHQDDLKVTTSAPGMSYPFNEDNFTVQGRLMADHGVDVPSGAINPNFSTVSVPVLTDREEPQALTFHGLILRSQLVTLLKERVFYTENTQTPKRRDLNFESMTEDYPRFPDIHDVPVEFEDQQKIMDVTPYMNPCPYMVFPWTPVPLVFNLFRTMGLRHLIVVNTKGQLVGMITRYNLTHEYMEHCLENLG; this is encoded by the exons ATGATACACAGTGGTGCTATTATAGGTGCTGGAATCCCTCAG TTCCAAAGTATTGCATTTCGTAAAATCAAATTCA TTCCTTATTTCCGAACAGATAG AGAGAAGAGAGATTTTGTATCTGGAGGAGCAGCTGCTGGAGTGGCAG cTGCATTTGGTGCACCCATCGGTGGAGTGTTGTTTAGTCTGGAGGAAGGAAGTTCGTTTTGGAACCAGGGACTTACCTGGAGaagt TTCTTCTGCTCTATGGCTTCCACATTCACATTAAACTTTTGTTTATCTGGCATACAAGGCTATGGCTGGGGCTCTTTTAATCAACCAGGATTACTAAACTTTGGAGTTTTTAGT TGTCATGGAGAGGAGAACTGTAACCTGTGGAACATACAAGATGTTCTGATCTTTATAGCTATGGGCTTCGTAGGTGGTCTCCTTGGAGCATGGTTTAATGCATTGAACAAGCATCTCACAGTGCATCGCATTTTGCATGTGTATTCTCGATCCAAGCATGTGAG GATTCTTGAAGCAGTCCTGGTTGGTTTGATCACCACATCAGTAGCATTCTTTGGTCCAATTTATCTTGCACGTTGTAAAACACTTCCATCG GGTAGTGTCTCATCTGCAAATAACACTATATCCTATTTTTGTCAAGAAGGACAGTACAATGACATGGCAACATTGTTCTTCACCTCCCAAGAATCAGCAATACGGCACCTTTTTCACCTGGATG gTGCCTTCAGTTTGACATCTctaggaatttttttcatttgtttctacTTCCTGGCATGTTGGACGTATGGAGCAAGTGTTCCTAGTGGTCTGTTTGTTCCTTGCTTGCTGTGTGGTGCAGCTTATGGCAGGTTTATCGGTGAGCTCTGCAG GCTACTAGGATATGAACACACTTACCATGGGACGTTTGCGCTGATTGGAGCAGCATCTTTTTTGGGTGGAGTTGTGCGCATGACCATCAGCTTAACTGTCATCCTGATAGAATCAACCAATGAGATCAGTTATGGTCTGCCCATTATGATTACACTCATG GTAGCAAAATGGTCTGGAGATTTGTTCAATGAAGGCCTATATGACATTCACATTCAATTAAAGAGTGTTCCTTTACTTGAATGGACAGCCCCTCAGGAAATGTACAG ATTGAAAGCCTCAGACATCATGGAGTCCTGTCTGTCCTACATTTACCCTCACACGAGAGTTCACTCCATCATTGGGATTCTGAAGACAACAGCCCACAATGCTTTCCCAGTGGTGACCGTTGACAAAAACACTCAAAGGTTACCACAAGGGAATGATTTTGAATACAGAGTTGATTCATCAAATGAATTATTTGCTCGCACAACCACCTTTTCAAGTTTGACAAGCGAGCAAAAACTGCGACGACATTTAACAAGTCATGGAGAGAGTAGTGTGCTGCAAAGGAATAGAGCTGAGTCTGAACATCATCCAAGAATTGAGGGTGTGAAGAATAagaggagaaaaattaaaagtgagaGCCATCAGGATGATTTGAAGGTCACAACTTCTGCTCCTGGGATGTCCTATCCTTTTAATGAAGACAACTTTACAGTTCAAGGGAGATTGATGGCTGATCATGGTGTTG ATGTCCCTAGTGGTGCAATTAACCCAAATTTTAGTACTGTATCAGTCCCTGTTTTGACAGACCGGGAGGAGCCCCAGGCACTGACATTTCATGGGCTCATTCTCAGGTCACAGCTGGTAACTCTTCTAAAAGAGAGAGTATTCTACACTGAGAATACACAG ACACCCAAGAGACGTGACCTTAATTTTGAAAGTATGACTGAAGACTATCCTCGGTTTCCTGACATTCATGACGTGCCAGTTGAATTTGAAGATCAACAGAAAATTATG gaTGTAACCCCCTATATGAACCCTTGCCCATATATGGTATTTCCTTGGACCCCTGTGCCACTGGTCTTCAATCTATTTAGGACAATGGGGCTGCGGCATTTGATCGTGGTTAACACTAAAGGGCAG CTTGTGGGAATGATAACACGTTACAATTTAACCCATGAATACATGGAGCACTGTTTAGAAAACCTTGGCTGA